From Hevea brasiliensis isolate MT/VB/25A 57/8 unplaced genomic scaffold, ASM3005281v1 Scaf337, whole genome shotgun sequence, a single genomic window includes:
- the LOC131177133 gene encoding COP1-interacting protein 7-like — MKSSSRLESAVFQLTPTRTRCDLVLSANGKTEKIASGLVNPFLAQLKIARDQMAKGGYSIILEPELGTDATWFTRGTVERFVRFVSTPEVLERVYALESGILQIEEAIAIQSNNEMRLAMV, encoded by the exons ATGAAGTCTTCAAGTCGGCTTGAATCGGCTGTTTTTCAACTCACTCCAACTCGGACAAG gtGTGATTTGGTTCTCTCCGCAAATGGAAAGACGGAGAAAATAGCTTCCGGTTTGGTTAATCCATTTCTTGCCCAATTGAAGATTGCGCGAGATCAAATGGCCAAGGGGGGTTACTCAATTATTCTTGAGCCAGAGCTTGGAACTGATGCAACATGGTTCACAAGAGGAACAGTTGAAAG GTTTGTTCGTTTTGTGAGCACTCCAGAGGTCTTGGAACGCGTGTATGCCTTGGAATCTGGGATCTTGCAGATTGAAGAGGCAATTGCGATTCAAAGTAACAATGAAATGAGGTTGGCCATGGTATGA